The Streptomyces sp. DH-12 genome has a window encoding:
- a CDS encoding dolichyl-phosphate beta-glucosyltransferase, translating into MRTARRSAPPLGPGHHHPEPVLEVVVPVHNEERDLEPCVRRLHAHLAETFPYPFRITVADNASTDRTPWIAARLAGELPGAQWVRLEEKGRGRALHTAWSRSPAPVLAYLDVDLSTDLAALLPLVAPLISGHSDLAIGTRLARGSRVVRGPKREIISRCYNGLLRGTLSVGFTDAQCGFKAVRREVAERLLPLVEDREWFFDTELLVIAERAGLRIHEVPVDWVDDPDSRVDLLPTALADLRGMARLARALARGRLPLAALGGAGTAAGSAVPPPGRPARLLRFAAAGAAGALLHLALYVLLRPAAGAQAGNALALLLCTVLSTAADRRFTFGVRGRAGPAALLAGLALTGGALAVLHHALPAAGPRAELPVLAAANLAAALLRFHLLRACVLPGRRSRRTTGIPAS; encoded by the coding sequence ATGAGAACCGCCCGGCGGTCCGCACCGCCCCTCGGTCCCGGGCACCACCACCCCGAGCCCGTCCTGGAGGTGGTCGTGCCCGTGCACAACGAGGAGCGCGACCTCGAGCCCTGCGTCCGCCGGCTGCACGCGCACCTCGCGGAGACCTTCCCGTACCCCTTCCGGATCACGGTCGCCGACAACGCGAGCACCGACCGCACCCCGTGGATCGCCGCCCGCCTGGCCGGGGAACTGCCCGGCGCCCAGTGGGTGCGCCTGGAGGAGAAGGGACGCGGACGCGCCCTGCACACCGCCTGGTCCCGCTCCCCCGCCCCGGTGCTGGCGTATCTCGACGTGGACCTGTCCACCGACCTCGCGGCGCTGCTCCCGCTCGTCGCGCCGCTGATCTCCGGCCACTCCGACCTCGCCATCGGCACCCGGCTGGCCCGGGGCTCCCGGGTCGTGCGCGGGCCGAAGCGGGAGATCATCTCCCGCTGTTACAACGGGCTGCTGCGCGGCACGCTCTCCGTCGGGTTCACCGACGCGCAGTGCGGTTTCAAGGCGGTCCGGCGGGAGGTGGCCGAACGGCTGCTGCCGCTGGTGGAGGACCGCGAGTGGTTCTTCGACACGGAGCTGCTCGTGATCGCCGAGCGGGCCGGGCTGCGCATCCACGAGGTGCCGGTGGACTGGGTGGACGACCCCGACAGCCGGGTCGATCTCCTCCCCACGGCGCTCGCGGACCTGCGCGGCATGGCCCGGCTGGCCCGGGCGCTGGCCCGCGGGCGGCTGCCGCTGGCCGCGCTGGGCGGCGCCGGCACAGCCGCCGGCTCCGCGGTCCCGCCGCCCGGCCGCCCCGCCCGGCTGCTCCGGTTCGCCGCCGCGGGAGCCGCCGGCGCACTGCTGCACCTCGCCCTGTACGTCCTGCTGCGGCCGGCCGCGGGAGCCCAGGCGGGCAACGCGCTCGCCCTGCTCCTCTGCACCGTCCTCAGCACCGCCGCCGACCGGCGCTTCACCTTCGGCGTGCGAGGACGCGCGGGGCCGGCGGCCCTCCTGGCCGGTCTCGCCCTCACCGGCGGTGCGCTGGCCGTCCTCCACCACGCCCTGCCCGCCGCCGGTCCCCGGGCCGAGCTGCCGGTGCTGGCCGCCGCGAACCTCGCCGCCGCCCTGCTCCGCTTCCACCTCCTGCGCGCCTGCGTCCTCCCCGGCCGCCGCTCCCGCCGTACGACAGGGATCCCCGCCTCATGA
- a CDS encoding cellulase produces the protein MDDFERELTRMMREGRTPAPFEPGQRARLYEGIRARRRTRMLVRAGGSALAVAGLSVGLALLPRLGSGTAPADLPLPATGSTAPSLSGEPTGAPSGATEPSTSPPPTRTSEPGAPGGPPPRATGPVTTEPGHGGTPTSPPPGG, from the coding sequence ATGGACGACTTCGAGCGCGAGCTGACGCGCATGATGCGCGAGGGCCGGACGCCCGCCCCCTTCGAACCGGGGCAGCGGGCACGCCTGTACGAGGGCATCCGGGCCCGTCGCCGGACGCGGATGCTGGTGCGGGCGGGCGGTTCCGCCCTCGCGGTGGCCGGGCTGAGCGTCGGTCTGGCGCTGCTGCCCCGCCTCGGCTCCGGGACCGCACCGGCCGACCTGCCCCTGCCGGCGACCGGGTCGACGGCCCCCTCGCTGTCCGGCGAACCGACCGGGGCCCCGTCCGGCGCCACGGAGCCGAGCACGTCACCGCCGCCGACCCGGACGTCCGAGCCCGGCGCACCGGGCGGCCCCCCGCCGAGGGCGACCGGGCCGGTCACCACGGAACCCGGCCACGGCGGCACCCCGACCTCTCCCCCGCCGGGCGGATGA
- a CDS encoding SigE family RNA polymerase sigma factor produces the protein MQRFRADGFDEFVAARWSALLHVARLLTGGDRQRAEDLVQEALVKLWFAWPKVAEQAPEAYVRQVMVRLAARSARRRWWGERPVGELPDRPGPGDVSASVAERSRLEAALALLTPRQRAAVVLRYYEDLPEGQVAQTLGCPVGTARSHASRGVARLRQILSDSARPVT, from the coding sequence ATGCAGCGGTTTCGGGCCGACGGCTTCGACGAGTTCGTGGCCGCCCGCTGGTCGGCGCTGCTGCATGTCGCGCGTCTGCTCACCGGCGGCGACCGCCAGCGCGCCGAGGACCTGGTGCAGGAGGCCCTGGTGAAGTTGTGGTTCGCCTGGCCGAAGGTCGCCGAGCAGGCGCCGGAGGCGTACGTCCGCCAGGTGATGGTGCGGCTGGCCGCGCGGTCGGCCCGCCGCCGCTGGTGGGGTGAGCGCCCCGTGGGTGAACTGCCCGACCGGCCCGGACCGGGCGACGTGTCCGCGTCCGTCGCCGAACGCTCGCGCCTCGAAGCGGCGCTGGCCCTGCTGACGCCCCGGCAGCGGGCGGCGGTGGTGCTGCGCTACTACGAGGACCTGCCCGAGGGGCAGGTGGCGCAGACCCTCGGCTGCCCGGTCGGCACGGCCCGCTCCCACGCGTCGCGCGGCGTGGCACGGCTGCGGCAGATCCTGTCCGACTCCGCCCGGCCCGTGACGTGA
- a CDS encoding DUF6479 family protein: METADLAAGRGALGVGLVVAGIAVLALLIGMFLFGSRRVRNNDSRRPRPEEQPRMPEGGPVREVREHREPEEMPRTEERLSPHELKGHGNAGSRTGAGEGRPRWNEGGGGGFGSGGPGAH; the protein is encoded by the coding sequence ATGGAGACAGCCGACCTGGCGGCGGGACGCGGTGCTCTGGGCGTCGGTCTGGTGGTGGCCGGGATCGCGGTCCTGGCCCTGCTGATCGGCATGTTCCTGTTCGGCAGCCGCCGGGTCCGTAACAACGACTCGCGCCGGCCGCGGCCCGAGGAGCAGCCCCGGATGCCCGAGGGCGGTCCGGTCCGCGAGGTGCGGGAGCACCGGGAGCCGGAGGAGATGCCCCGGACCGAGGAGCGGCTGAGCCCGCACGAGCTGAAGGGCCACGGCAACGCGGGCAGCCGCACCGGCGCCGGCGAGGGGCGTCCCCGCTGGAACGAGGGCGGCGGCGGAGGCTTCGGCAGCGGCGGCCCCGGCGCCCACTGA
- a CDS encoding ferredoxin — translation MTTTSQEELFRFLEDRFACAQACAECARACATRAGLVDPDGAENQELVRRKGIMCAEVCDATCRVLSEQNQADEATIRMQVEWCRQVCLESAQVFDGHPGAERTAEACRACARACTEFLATLD, via the coding sequence GTGACGACGACATCGCAGGAGGAGCTGTTCCGGTTCCTGGAGGACCGGTTCGCCTGCGCCCAGGCCTGCGCCGAGTGCGCCCGGGCCTGCGCGACCCGGGCCGGCCTCGTGGACCCCGACGGCGCCGAGAACCAGGAACTCGTACGACGCAAGGGCATCATGTGCGCGGAGGTCTGCGACGCGACCTGCCGTGTGCTGTCCGAGCAGAACCAGGCCGACGAGGCCACCATCCGCATGCAGGTCGAGTGGTGCCGCCAGGTGTGCCTGGAGAGCGCCCAGGTCTTCGACGGGCACCCCGGAGCGGAACGGACCGCGGAGGCCTGCCGCGCCTGCGCGCGGGCCTGTACCGAATTCCTCGCCACCCTCGACTGA
- a CDS encoding NAD(P)/FAD-dependent oxidoreductase — MTAARDARTYDAVVVGGGHNGLVAAAYLARAGRSVLVLERLDHTGGAAVSTRPFAGVDARLSRYSYLVSLLPRKILTDLGLDVRLSTRTISSYTPAERDGRPTGLLVGGGEERTREAFVRLTGSDREHRAWQDFYDLTGRVARRVFPTLTEPLPTREELRRTVDDEEAWRILFEEPLGVAVEERFADDLVRGVVLTDALIGTFADAHDPSLKQNRCFLYHVIGGGTGAWDVPVGGMGALTDALAGAARAAGAVIATGHQAVRVETDGRTAEVTHRTADGEGVVTARHVLVNASPKELARLTGDTPPPPAEGAQLKVNMLLERLPRLRDSSVDPREAFAGTFHIAEGYEQLATAHAQAAAGRLPDAPPSEIYCHSLTDPSILGPGLAARGCQTLTLFGLHTPARLFERDNDAVREELLKSTLAQLDAHLAEPIADCLATDADGRPCVEARSPLDLERDLGLPGGHIFHRDLSWPHAQDGTGRWGVETAHANVLLCGAGAVRGGGVSGVPGHNAAMAVLEAGQD; from the coding sequence ATGACCGCAGCTCGGGACGCCCGGACGTACGACGCCGTCGTCGTCGGCGGAGGCCACAACGGCCTCGTCGCCGCCGCCTACCTCGCCCGTGCCGGGCGCTCCGTCCTGGTGCTGGAGCGGCTGGACCACACCGGCGGCGCGGCGGTCTCCACCCGTCCCTTCGCGGGTGTCGACGCACGCCTGTCCCGGTACTCGTACCTGGTCAGCCTGCTGCCCCGGAAGATCCTCACCGACCTGGGGCTCGACGTCCGGCTCTCCACCCGCACCATCTCCTCGTACACCCCCGCCGAACGCGACGGCCGGCCCACCGGTCTGCTCGTCGGCGGCGGCGAGGAACGCACCCGCGAGGCGTTCGTCCGGCTCACCGGCTCCGACCGCGAGCACCGGGCGTGGCAGGACTTCTACGACCTGACCGGCCGGGTCGCCCGCCGGGTCTTCCCCACCCTCACCGAGCCGCTGCCCACCCGTGAGGAGCTGCGCCGCACGGTGGACGACGAGGAGGCCTGGCGGATCCTCTTCGAGGAGCCCCTGGGCGTCGCCGTCGAGGAGCGCTTCGCCGACGACCTGGTGCGCGGCGTCGTCCTCACCGACGCGCTCATCGGCACCTTCGCCGACGCCCACGACCCCTCACTGAAGCAGAACCGCTGCTTCCTCTACCACGTCATCGGCGGCGGCACCGGCGCCTGGGACGTCCCGGTCGGCGGCATGGGCGCGCTCACCGACGCGCTCGCCGGCGCCGCCCGCGCGGCCGGCGCGGTCATCGCCACCGGCCACCAGGCCGTACGCGTCGAGACCGACGGCCGTACCGCCGAGGTCACCCACCGCACGGCCGACGGCGAGGGCGTCGTCACCGCCCGGCACGTCCTGGTCAACGCCTCCCCGAAGGAGCTGGCGCGGCTCACCGGCGACACGCCCCCGCCGCCCGCCGAGGGCGCCCAGCTCAAGGTGAACATGCTGCTCGAGCGGCTGCCCCGGCTCCGCGACAGCTCCGTCGACCCGCGTGAGGCGTTCGCCGGCACCTTCCACATCGCCGAGGGCTACGAGCAGCTGGCCACCGCGCACGCCCAGGCCGCCGCGGGACGGCTGCCCGACGCGCCGCCCTCGGAGATCTACTGCCACTCGCTCACCGACCCGTCGATCCTCGGGCCCGGCCTGGCGGCGCGGGGCTGTCAGACCCTCACCCTGTTCGGACTGCACACGCCGGCGCGGCTGTTCGAACGGGACAACGACGCGGTGCGCGAGGAACTGCTGAAGTCGACGCTGGCCCAGCTCGACGCCCACCTGGCCGAGCCGATCGCCGACTGCCTCGCCACGGACGCCGACGGCCGCCCGTGCGTCGAGGCCAGGTCGCCGCTCGACCTGGAACGCGACCTCGGGCTGCCCGGCGGCCACATCTTCCACCGCGACCTCTCCTGGCCCCACGCCCAGGACGGCACCGGCCGCTGGGGCGTGGAGACGGCCCACGCCAACGTGCTGCTCTGCGGCGCGGGCGCGGTGCGCGGCGGCGGGGTGAGCGGGGTGCCGGGGCACAACGCGGCGATGGCCGTGCTGGAGGCCGGCCAGGACTGA